The genome window aaaaaaaaaaaaaacatctgtctttagatatatatataatatatatatttcgctctccatccatgtacccatgTATTATGcacacccatgattttacaacttgattttaggaaaaaaaagtgtgcgctatattcgggaaattacggtactttttgATTCTGTGATCAAGGTTTTAAAGAGAGAGTGGTGGCATTGTTGCTCCTGACCTCAAAGTCTCTGATGCGCCATCAGACGAGCAAACATTTTTGGGACTTGCAATATGAGAGGAGCACCATGTAGTGTAAATACACATTTTATGATCTCATGGAGCCGAGTTCCAAATAAATGGACTAGAATATCAAATTACCCAAGGGGCAACATGTCGTCTGAGAAAAGGAAGTGTTTTAAAACCCAGCAGTATGCCACTGGAGGCTGGCTTTAAAATTCTCACAACTCAAACATATCCAAGATACAGTTTTGAAATGTACGATAATAGCTTAGCATTTAATAAGTTGCTGTAGTGTGCCTAAACAAATCTGGAGAAAGTCATTGCTGATCACTGTTTACTACCATAATTCATCAAAGAAGGGTATATTCCATGATCTTCATAAGCAGGCGGTTGCTCGAAAGGTTGCGGTGTTGAAAAAGTATCCCAGGATGTTGGGTTTTGGTATCCGAATGATCCAAATTCGAATCCACCAGAAGCGGAAAGCATGTTTGCTGATACGGCAGATGCTTGAGAGACTGGAACAATGGTTATGGGAAATTTGATCTCTGGGTCTGAAGCGTACTTTACATCCAAATATACCTGTGGAAAATAAAACCAGTGTGAGAACTATAAACTTGATTAGAATCTTTGCAGGTTAAAATCAATTCTTAAGGCTATCAAGGTATTCTAGTGAGAAATGACCAGTGTTAGAGTGCTTTCTTTCAGTCGCATATCACAGGTATTGCTACAGGATAATGAGACATAACAGATAAAAACAGCCAGGAATAGCAAAGAGCTCAACATTACACTATTCTGAATTGGCCTTCTACCTGCCCTGACCTAAATCCTATTGAGCACACAGTACATGGAAGGAGCTGAAATATGGTATTTGACTTTGCCCATTTCAAATCTCAGAACTATGGAGCATTTCGCACCTTAAGCAAGAATCATACCACTAAACCAACGAGGTACCGATCTGATCAGGATAAGGAACGCTGAACGAAAAAATAATCATTCACACGCGTTACGTAAAGGGAACTGTTTGAAATGTTTCGAAATAAACTGGTGACCTCGAACTAAGGATAGAATTCAGCATGCCCGGCTGTCTGACTGTCAGAGAGCTCAAGTGGGCAACTTGGCAAGAAAAACAGGGTGCCTCTTGTTTCATGACAGAGTTTAATGACAACAAAAGCTCAAGACTTTGCAGCCATGTGTGTCAGACTCTGCCTGTTGTTGTCTTAATCCACACTACTTAGGCGCCAAGCGCTGTTCCACTGGCATGACAGGTCTGGCCCTGACTTAAAGTGTAACCAGAGCATGGGTTGTATTATTTTGACAATGAAAAAGGTGTGTTCTGTGGGAATATAGTTATGTAAAGCTTTTTTGAAAACAGATTAGTGTAGTAagatttttttgtgaaaaaaatggacaATCCTGACATTATAGACCTTCTAATGACATTAAAAGATAACTAAAGGCAGTTGTTGGGGATACAAGAATGAATTGTACGCAAGCCCACTAGTGGAAATATGGTTGAATAGGCATTATACAATCGTTCATTAATGCTCAGAGAGCTGCTATGTTGCGCATTAGCCTCCCCTACTGTAGACCGAAATTAACGTAAGGCAAATCATGTATCACATTCTTTCAGGGTCTCGAAATCAATGTAAGGCAAACTCATGTATTACATTCTTTGAGTTTCTCTGCAGGTTTTAACAAGCCAAATGTAAGACTTTTTAAAGACCATATTCGATATAAGACCCATTTCACATCaataccagcaacaaaacataaaaaaagactTGAAGGAAAATGACCAGGCAACACAGGTAGTCCTTTGTAGCTGTGTTATAGCGCcctcaaaaataaaaacatttaaaagcaaGATATAAGCTCATGCTAGTTCTAAATAAAAGCAACATAAATACATTATTAAGacctttcaaaattgtatttaaaaCCTTTTGTGAGATTTTAGGATAACTTTAGACATTTTAAggccttaaagcaacactaggtaacttttcaactttcATAAAATACTTTCTTAACATTTgtaatgatatgtcgactgaaaaCTAgtcgaatgacacctcttttatatcttgagggtgtctgtatcgctttcaccggcacaaaATTATACAGTACAAAATCAAACGTTTCTGATTATCAACATtgccatatgctattgtttagccaactggattcattacctcatcactattcatccttcacagagCCACTGGAAACAAATGTTGTGTAATCCATCTGCATGCAActgggagatcatgattttacgacactttgTGCTGGTCcttatgggaaacgcagtcttccataAGGCAAAAAACTACCACTTTTGCCCACctgtgtcgctaaaatcgaccaaaactgaaaagttacccagtgttgctttaaattccaattattggatttaagacttaaaaaaaatatattttttaacaccCCAGGGACACCCTGATTCTTGcaaagaaaacatttattttattgattattTGATAACAAAAAAACTTGCCTACCCTGAGTCTGTACTCTACTTTGAGTATTTCACAGTTGAGGATGGACGGTTCCACATCCAGGGGAATTGTGATGACCCTGTTGACTGTTAGGCTGGCTGATGGAGGGATAGGCTCTCCCACCTCTTTAAGGAGGTCTTTCGTATCAAGTCTTCTCTTACCCTTTGCAAAGAAGCTGTGCTTTCTGTAGATGCAGTACTTGGGTTTGATTTCCCGAGAAGAGCTGTTCTGAATGTAAGCTATAATCTTCAAGCCCTCTCCTGTAACATATAGTAGCAGCATGGTCTCAGTATGCTCTAGAGGTTTAGGTTTGGGTTGGTCAATGTCACTGAGTAATCTCACCTGGGAAGAAACCAGATTTTTCTATTTTAACATCCATAGCCACAGTTCCCGAGTtgaacaaatgcatttttttatccTTAGATTCGTGTTGAGGTGTCTGAGGCAAAGAGAGAAGTACAGATTATTTATTTGCAACACGTTCAAACAAGCTCTCTCCATATGCACTGAGAAAACTGCCAATAtaccatttttgaaatattaaaCAAGTCGTTAGAAGCCAATTATTGCATTGAGTGTTCATTTTAATCCGTTGTATGCTCATTAGTTaatgacagccctaatagaaGCGTGACTGGTATTGTTTTTGAGTCTGGGGATTGTGGGGGTCCATGTACAGTTCAGTCAtccaatttttattcttttttaattttggaaaacaaaatatgaaatcAAATCTAATTCTGTTTGTTTTCACGTGTGTGAACCAAAAATAAGAAATGAATCATTTCCAGTTTCCCGATTAAAATTTGGTAATTCAATTACGGCAAACGAGCTGTAATATGTTTTTCCAatataagttaatttttttgttgagatacataaaaacaaaaagtggAGTCAGGCTTGTTTtccataatttgaaaaaaaaacaaaaaaaaaacgaatggcTGAAAAGTACGCGGACCTCTCAGCTGGTTAGTCAGTCCAATAGAGtcgcacaacaacagttatgaaGTGCGGGGGTTCTTTGAAAGAATCCCTAGAACTGGCTTTTTTCTTTCTGTGTTTTAGTGCTGGGACACAGTACAACCATTGGACAGTCAGTAAGCACATTTCCGCACAGTCAGCCACGCCACCACTAGGCAGTTGACTGAATCAAAACATATTTTaagttataattagggctgccgctatctattattttagtagttgattaatcgatgaactagttagtttgaataatcgagtaatcggataaggaacatgtcaaataaataaggatcaatgtacaacaaaagaaaaattggctaacttacatagcaaaattccgctagcttaaatgctataaaatgctaacatttttttttttttttacaatgctcctaacaaatggttaagacaaatattcccacaaaaaaacggctaaatatacctgtaaactaaattatgaaagaattaaaaaacaagagctcaaacaaaaacttagcttaggttgatctgaacagggagcagttggattgagccatgtgaaatgaggcagaccagagtgtAGTGCATCcaacctaatcaataaaactaaatgcaaacactttcaaaataaaccataacaacgCCActataattaaacaaatactcgaagcaacaaaatgtaattcgaatatttttttctaatcgaatactcgagttaatcaattaatcattgcagcactagttataATGCATCACTACATGCTAGACTTATGTTAAGGGCCTCTTAATGCATAAAATGAAGTGTTTTTGCTCGACGGTTAATGTAcccttagagcaggggtgggcaaactattccacaaaaggccgcagtgggtgcgggtttttgttcatacccatcatgaggacagcctttcaccaatctggtttcttacaagtgcaatcagttgattgcagtcaggtgcttcttgtttccactgaaacctcattggttaaactgtctgtgctgaatcagttggaacaaagaccaggatccactgtggccctcgaggaccggtttgcccacccctgcctttGAGCGTAAAgtttagggctgaacgatattgggaaaaactgatattgcaactttttgggggctcGCAATATATTGTGAgacatattgcgatattaaaattaGAATAATTTTTACTCGAATGACTTGAATAGGTCCGTTTGGTTGGTTCACCGTGACCAcactgtattcatataataccatttaatccaggctaaggtggttcatctgtgaatgatgaagattgcagTATTTCAAAGGGATCCAAGAGGCCATATAAAAGCATCGTATAACATGTAAAAGCATAGTATaagaacaacaataaaagcAGCTCGCCTGCAAACTCAGTAGAACATTTTACGGCACAAAATGAAGCGCAAGCTGCGTGAGAGAATTTCGGGGCAATCGCTCCCACCTCAAACCGGCAGATCTACATCTCCAATAcccaaaaagcaaaaaacgtcAATGTTGTTCGATGAACGCGACGCGCGGAGGAAACTCCTCATGAATATCCTGCAAACAGATCCTGTCAAGTCACCAGTGGTTCCTTTGGAACCGCAGCCATCTTCAGTGAACACTAGTATTTAGACCAACGCCTCAGCGGGATCTCCCCAACGTAACGTACGACGCGACCAGCGTGGCCAAGGGGTCTAACAGCGGCTGACGTCAGCGCCTTTGAAGAGCAGGTCGAAAAAGGCCTCGACTatgtggaaaataaaaacaacaactcaTCGCAACAAGATTTCTGCTttgtaaaagattgctgcttttatgaagcctAACAAAAGtttgtgttttcaaaataataagTAAGTAAATAAAACAATTGCACGTCTtgggatgggactattgcgcatgcacgCATGAAAGAAGTGTGAAAGAAAAATTGGTTTGCCTTACACCTTTGTGACTTTAGCACAAAGGAAAATATAGTGAACTGTCAGTAGCATGATTAATTTATGCGTGTAAACATCTGCATTAGAACAGATCGGTCATGTAACTGAACTTACCATTAGTTCATTCAACGAGTTAGGGACTGCTTTTGTCACAAAGGGAATCTTGATGGTATCTTTTGTGCTTAACCTCATGGATCTACTCAGCCTGGTCTCCAGCAGGTACACAACTTTACCAACTGAACCGGTGAAGGAGGAGGGCATTTCCCTAATGGAGACCATAGGAACATCATGACTTTCATATACTCTATCCAATGACATCTTTTTGTCTAGATGGGAGTTGTATTGCTGTTCTTTTAACATTATTGATTGAGTTATTCATGTATttgttcatctttttttttttttgcatattcaaaACTCATGATAATTAATAGTGGGTCAATCCCAGGGCTACAATATTACTTACTGCAAAGGGAACTGAAAGTTGAAGGAGAAGACATGCGATCCTGGGGGAAGTAAATCACTGCCTGAAAAACACAATACATACCGTTATTGCTGAGCGATATAAATTGGGAACACACTTGCTAAATATGAATCGTTAAATTTTTCTTCAATTATTTAATTTATCATTGGTTCATTACTGGCTATGTATGCTGACCATGAGGATGTAATGCGTTCAACAGCAATAGCATGCAGCAGTCCCTAATTGTCACTGTAGCAACAAACCAGGGATGCGATAAATCACCACAACCTACAAACTCAtggtagaaaaataaaaaatttaaggatttttcaaaataagttttaaggaggtgtgtttttgcattgtGCAATGGATCAATGTAATGTGATTTCATgtcatacagtacacatttataacgtcttaaccagattatttttcttaaatctagtcgaataactTTCTCCATCTGGTTTTGagataacagattaatgcgtcagattattccatttacttaagtaaatatttagtgctgcaacgattattcgattaactcgagtattcgattagaaaaaaagatttgaattaaatgttgctgcttcgagtattcgtttaattaaagtggcattgtaatggtttattttgaaagtgtttgcatttagttttattgattttggtggctacactgccctttagactgcttcatttcacatggctgaatcctgctccatgttaagaccaacataagtttttgtttgagctaatgtttttttttaatgcatttgtgatttagtttataggtaaatatatttatttgttaagagcattgttaaaaaaaacaaaaaaacattagcattttatagcatttaagctagcggacttttgctatgtcagttagccaattgttcttatgttgtacagagatccaattttttttttttatactgtttgaggctcagctcggatattttaattttttattttccttatccgattactcgattattcgaactaactagttcattgattaatcgaccactaaaataattgatagctgcagccctagatacagtggtacctctacatacgaagttaatccgttccaggaccttgtttgtaaatcgaaatggtcgtatgtcgagcaggattttcccataggaatacattataattccattaattcgttccacagccaaaaaaccttcactaaatccttaaaaaatactgctggtactattacaaatggcaattacacatagcaaaacaaatacattataaatcaaaatcggaataataataataataataattcctgtattaatgtaacgaatcgggttctaatgtggcggacgttttttgctgaccctgaacgcaccgcggggctgacgtgccagagacagaccggtgagcttgagtttcactttcactttgaatgttttcttgagaacaccgtcaattgcggcagacagaaggtgtttttgttttgaataagttgtgaaataaatgataaaaacgtggcgaagttggcgatttctctggagatgttaccacaataagaattgtcagcttaacttataaagactggcgaacgatggtcggaggaggaccgtggagatgtattgttgagccatttcacggatgcccaccctacgctcatatttttctgtgatttgcatcttcatttagaagg of Corythoichthys intestinalis isolate RoL2023-P3 chromosome 3, ASM3026506v1, whole genome shotgun sequence contains these proteins:
- the LOC130913468 gene encoding arrestin domain-containing protein 3-like isoform X2; this encodes MPSTVKSLKVTYNDASEKGTFTNGDFVNGQVILEVTKECKVESLYVKFKGKAEVLWTERHGKTTVTYHSKNKYFSIKHYFIQEGNATGSDLLPPGSHVFSFNFQFPLQEMPSSFTGSVGKVVYLLETRLSRSMRLSTKDTIKIPFVTKAVPNSLNELMVRLLSDIDQPKPKPLEHTETMLLLYVTGEGLKIIAYIQNSSSREIKPKYCIYRKHSFFAKGKRRLDTKDLLKEVGEPIPPSASLTVNRVITIPLDVEPSILNCEILKVEYRLRVYLDVKYASDPEIKFPITIVPVSQASAVSANMLSASGGFEFGSFGYQNPTSWDTFSTPQPFEQPPAYEDHGIYPSLMNYGSKQ
- the LOC130913468 gene encoding arrestin domain-containing protein 3-like isoform X1; the protein is MPSTVKSLKVTYNDASEKGTFTNGDFVNGQVILEVTKECKVESLYVKFKGKAEVLWTERHGKTTVTYHSKNKYFSIKHYFIQEGNATGSDLLPPGSHVFSFNFQFPLQEMPSSFTGSVGKVVYLLETRLSRSMRLSTKDTIKIPFVTKAVPNSLNELMTPQHESKDKKMHLFNSGTVAMDVKIEKSGFFPGEGLKIIAYIQNSSSREIKPKYCIYRKHSFFAKGKRRLDTKDLLKEVGEPIPPSASLTVNRVITIPLDVEPSILNCEILKVEYRLRVYLDVKYASDPEIKFPITIVPVSQASAVSANMLSASGGFEFGSFGYQNPTSWDTFSTPQPFEQPPAYEDHGIYPSLMNYGSKQ